AGCCCCTTTCAGCCACAGGAAACTCTTCCTAGccctaatattaaaaaaatctgatttaaagccaaaataaaggaaatttattttacagtacaAAACAGATGGTTAAAACTAACTCTGAACTTATTGCTGAGCAGTTCATAAGGTACAACACTATTTTCAATACACAGGGAGAGGTGAAAGTGCAACTCCAGTGCAGGACCCTTAATCATCCACCCATGTTCTGAAGAGCCATTCCTGCCAAAGTCATTGGATCCCAACAGATAAATCAGAGCTTTTCAGAAGTACAGAATCTTGGAGGCAGGTGTATAAATATGGCTTCAGGACTCAAATTTAacttaatgtttttataaacaGATCTGGAAAGGGTGGTGGGTGCAGGAATACATTAGGTTTTTTAGTTCCTTGGCATTTCAAAAGATACATTACTGCAGAGACAGGCACCTACCTGGCTGGTTTTTGCCACGCAGCATCCCCCAGAGACTTCAGCAAACAAAAGCCCTGACCTGCTCAGCCTCCCAGGATGCAGCTCTGGGTAACATGGACTCATCTGGGGGCCACGGTGGGCTCCAGCAGCAAATACGCAGCCTGGGGTGTTCACTGGAGCAAAGTTTGAGAAATCCAGTGCTGCAACAGCAGCCAAGAGCCAGGACACACACAGGTGGCAGAGAGATAACCCTGCCTTATTTTTAGGGTACAGATTTATTTCAGGCAAAGCACCAAAGCAGCAGCTAGGAAGGAGGCCACAGGCGATGACGGACAGGTGCCGGGGCCCCGCAGCAGGGCGAATCCGCATCCTGTGACATCTTGCCCTGTCAAGTGCAATTACTGTAATCTTCCACAGCCTCTCAAAATACGGATCCCAGCTTAGAAACCGGGCATCCGCAGCATGAAAGCTGCCTTTGTGCCCGGGCAGAGCCTGGGTGCGAGCCAGCCGTTAGGTACATGAAGACTATGAGTTCTCCACGTGC
This DNA window, taken from Cuculus canorus isolate bCucCan1 chromosome 11, bCucCan1.pri, whole genome shotgun sequence, encodes the following:
- the LOC128853236 gene encoding uncharacterized protein LOC128853236 isoform X5; the protein is MRIRPAAGPRHLSVIACGLLPSCCFGALPEINLYPKNKAGLSLCHLCVSWLLAAVAALDFSNFAPVNTPGCVFAAGAHRGPQMSPCYPELHPGRLSRSGLLFAEVSGGCCVAKTSQVLLYTGGCLSAMQFSSTLALEGMADATKGNESKVLVWTKDSHVSSADGIRGPYAVRILV
- the LOC128853236 gene encoding uncharacterized protein LOC128853236 isoform X9 is translated as MRIRPAAGPRHLSVIACGLLPSCCFGALPEINLYPKNKAGLSLCHLCVSWLLAAVAALDFSNFAPVNTPGCVFAAGAHRGPQMSPCYPELHPGRLSRSGLLFAEVSGGCCVAKTSQVLLYTGGCLSAMQFSSTLALEGMADATKGNGLPHVYQQPL
- the LOC128853236 gene encoding uncharacterized protein LOC128853236 isoform X3, which codes for MRIRPAAGPRHLSVIACGLLPSCCFGALPEINLYPKNKAGLSLCHLCVSWLLAAVAALDFSNFAPVNTPGCVFAAGAHRGPQMSPCYPELHPGRLSRSGLLFAEVSGGCCVAKTSQVLLYTGGCLSAMQFSSTLALEGMADATKGNGLIHLSEDQFYTLEVINLQRAYDLYHQSQMDSQ
- the LOC128853236 gene encoding uncharacterized protein LOC128853236 isoform X8 translates to MRIRPAAGPRHLSVIACGLLPSCCFGALPEINLYPKNKAGLSLCHLCVSWLLAAVAALDFSNFAPVNTPGCVFAAGAHRGPQMSPCYPELHPGRLSRSGLLFAEVSGGCCVAKTSQVLLYTGGCLSAMQFSSTLALEGMADATKGNGLIHLSEDQFYTLEVINLQS
- the LOC128853236 gene encoding uncharacterized protein LOC128853236 isoform X2 translates to MRIRPAAGPRHLSVIACGLLPSCCFGALPEINLYPKNKAGLSLCHLCVSWLLAAVAALDFSNFAPVNTPGCVFAAGAHRGPQMSPCYPELHPGRLSRSGLLFAEVSGGCCVAKTSQVLLYTGGCLSAMQFSSTLALEGMADATKGNGLIHLSEDQFYTLEVINLQRKGSNTTGTNLFGSLSAL
- the LOC128853236 gene encoding uncharacterized protein LOC128853236 isoform X4: MRIRPAAGPRHLSVIACGLLPSCCFGALPEINLYPKNKAGLSLCHLCVSWLLAAVAALDFSNFAPVNTPGCVFAAGAHRGPQMSPCYPELHPGRLSRSGLLFAEVSGGCCVAKTSQVLLYTGGCLSAMQFSSTLALEGMADATKGNGLIHLSEDQFYTLEVINLQRKTPTVQYINA